The Labilithrix sp. genomic sequence GACGCGCTCAGGCTTCCTTCGTCAGTCGCGCGATCTCTTCCTTGATGATCGCCTCGGCGAGCTGCGGGACGACCTCCCAGACGACGCGCTCGACGACCTCGCGCGAGAGGGCGAGGACCGCCTCCGCCTGCTGCGGGCTGAGGCCGAGCTCGCCGAGCTTGCCGGCGAGCTGACCGTTCACCGCGGCGCCGACCGCGGTCGCGGCA encodes the following:
- a CDS encoding response regulator — encoded protein: AATAVGAAVNGQLAGKLGELGLSPQQAEAVLALSREVVERVVWEVVPQLAEAIIKEEIARLTKEA